The Camarhynchus parvulus unplaced genomic scaffold, STF_HiC, whole genome shotgun sequence sequence GCACCCGGATCCTTCCAGGCCAAAGGCACGAGGGCAAGAGCTTCGCTTCCATCCCCTTGTGTTGCCCGGCAAAGGTTTGGCAAGAGCTGGTGACCTCCTGGAGCTCCGGCTGTGTTGAGCCAGCACCGAGCTGTGGGGTgggcaccagccccagccctacaggcacagcagcctgtggtgcCCTGCACatcacctgcctgtcccctgccagctcccagaggTGGAATCATCCTGGGAGGATCTGAGGGGCCCGACGGTGAATGGTGAGCAGGTCCCATGTGTGCTGAGCCAGGGGCAGTGGCTCTCCCGCTGCCATGGGGCATTCCAAGGCATGGACGCTTCTCACACAATGCTTCTGGACATGGCTAAAGGCTGCTGGGCTGATGGACACCATGCAGGGGGGCTTTGGGACGCCTCTTTTCTGTTCATAGGGAGTTTGGTCCCCTCACTGCCATGCCACTCGTGCAGCTCCCACCTCTCCACGTGCCTCCCAGCTTGGTCATGGAGCCCTggccagcccctgctctctgcactgTCACAGGCTTTGGGCCAGAGATGTCACTTCATCTGCCCCAGTGCCAGTGGTGGCACAAGGAAGGTCCAGAcgtgctgctggcccagcccagagcagatgCTGGATTCCCTGGCTGGCTCCCCATGAGCAGGACAGCCACTGTCTCCAGacctgctccatcccaaacccttccaTTCCCCATCTTGTGCCTCCATCTCTGGTGGGGCCCATCCCACCCTGGGGTCTCCATCCACTTCAGTTGTTTCCAGGAAGGTCTCTCTGGGCACACAGAGACCTTGGTGGCCCTGGTTCTGCTCATGGCCCAGCAAAGTCCCCAGCACCACAGAGCACTCAGcacctgacagcagcactggtgtgtccaggagctgcacccaccctcctgccagggcacagcacacaggacaCCCACCCTGTCTgtcctgccagggcacagcacacaggacacccaccctgcccctctcaccagggcacagcacccTCATGCACCCACCCTGCCCCTCCCGCTCTCAGAGCTCCTTTGGGGTGTATTACGGGGCTGCACCCCAAGAGCAGGCCTTAGAACCCCTGGGTCAagcctgtgctggccctggcagtggcagtgggTGACATCTGTGTCTCTGCAGGCGCTCGTCCAAGTACAACCTGTGCAGTGACAACCATGGGATAAAGCCCCCGACGCCGGAGCAGTACCTGACGcccctgcagcagaaggaggTCTGCATCCGGCACCTCAAGGCTCGCCTGAAGGACACACAGGAGCGGCTGCAGGACAGGTGAGCTCATGGGAAGGGTGCCAGCACCAGCCATTGCCACACACTGTGGCAGCTCCTGTCTGGGACTGGTCCTTCTGGGTTCTCAGTTCCCAGCATGGCAGTTTGTCCTCGTGCTCATGCCCAGGGACAGAGGGCACAGCTGtaccacagcactgctggcacgTGGGatctggcactgctgcctgtcccACCTGGGAGCTGCAATTTGGGGACTGGGGAGCCCCACATCCCACCTGCAGTGGCTGCCTTCTCCCCTCACCCTGTTTAAGTCCCTGCCATGCTTTTGCTGAATTTCAGCGTCAGAGGGTGGCTAATCCCCATCTGCTCCTCTCAGGCTTAggcacggccccgccgccgtGCCAGCTGCCACGCGCCTGCCCAGGGCACCTGCCCACCCCCACGCAGCCCTCAGGGgacctgggcactgcagcctctCAGGGAGAAGGCTGAGCATCCCTTGCAGGGATCCCTgagctcccactgctccagaCAGTGCTGCCAGGGGGCCCTGAGCATCAGTCCTGAGGGTTCCTGAGCAGAAATCCTGAGAGGCCCCGAGTATCACGCCTGAGGGTCCCTAAGCATCCATCCTTGGAGTCCCTGAGTATCACTCCTGAGGGTCCCTAAGCATCACTCCTGGGGATCCCTGAATATGGCTCCTGAGGCTCCCTGAGCATCACTCTGAGGCTCCCTGAGCATCACTCCTGAGGGTCCCTAAACCACTGGATCCATCCCTTGTTCCCAGTTGGGAGTGTCGCTGGGTGACCTGGTTGCAGCCCAGCGCTGGGCACAGaggacagggctgtccctgcagccccctcagcGCCGCGGTGCTGCCCTCCCGTCTCCGCAGGGATGCTGAGATCGAGGACCTGAAGACGCAGCTGTCGCGGATGCAGGAGGACTGGATCGAGGAGGAGTGCCACCGCGTGGAGGCCCAGCTGGCGCTCAAAGAGGCTCGCAAGGAGATCAAGCAGCTGAAGCAGGTCATCGACACGGTGAAGAACAACCTACTGGAGAAGGACAAAGGCCTCCAGAAGTATTTTGTGGACATTAACATCCAGAACAAGAAGCTGGAGACGCTGCTGCACAGCATGGAGGTGGCACAGAACGGGGCGCTGAAGGAGGAGGGCGCCGGCGAGTCGGCCGGGGGGTCCCCGGCGCGATCCCTCACCCGCAGCTCCACCTACACCAAGCTGAGCGACCAGGGAGCCGGGGACCGCAACGTGGGCGGCTCGCAGACCATCTCGCTGGACGAGGGTGCCGACAGCGGCTTCGTGGGCATGGAGGAGGCTCCGGGCCACACGGACCCGCTGGAGGTGGGGGGTGAGCCCGGCACCCGCCTGCCCCCCAGCAACACCTACGAGAAGGTGCTGGGACTGCGGAACAGCGTGGAGGCAGGGGTGCAGGCCAGCTGCATGCAGGAGCGGGCCATCCAGACGGACTTCGTGCCCTGCCAGCCCGACCTGGACACCATCCTAGAGAAGGTGATGAAGTCCCAGGCTTGCAGCTTGGGCAGCCCCACCTCCGCCTGGGTCTCTGAAATGGAAGACACGGTGCCCGTCCCCGAGCTCGCCAACCCCAGCGGGACCACGGACCTGATGGTGGCCGAGCCCGAcgccgcggcggcggctgccAGTGCCGAGGGGGGCGTCCCCTGCAACCCGGCGGTGCGGCAGCCCCCCAGCGCCAGCCCCTCGGTGGCCATCGCCTGCGTGGCGGAGGAGGAGCTGATGGAGGTGACCGGCTGCGAGACCAACCCTTCCAAGAGCTACTGGAGCCGCCACTTCATCGTGGATCTGCTGGCGGTGGTGGTGCCGGCGGTGCCCACGGTGGCCTGGTTGTGCCGCTCGCAGCGGCGGCAGGGCCAGCCCATCTACAACATCAGCTCGCTGCTGCGGGGCTGCTGCACCGTCGCCCTGCACTCCATCCGCAGGATGGGCTGTCGCCCCGTCGCCAGCCCCGGCCCTGGAGGCgctgcccagccctgaccccTCCGGCGCCCTCCACCCGCCCCCACGGACCCGACTGCTGATTGTAAAGCCCCGGCGTGGCCCTGGCGGGTGGGAAGGGGCCGAGGGGTCTGTGGGTGCATCGaggtgtgctgctgcctccccccagctcctggaggagggAAAGAACTGTTGGAAGTTGgcacccagtgtcaccccccgCCGATGGACACCCCTGCCAGTGCCTCTGGCTgcggggggctgtggggctgcacctGCCCCCCTTCCATCGcacttgctttttgtttgtcgCCAGGTTGTCCCCGGGGCCAGCCGTGCCACGGGCGGGTGGTGGCGAGGAGCCGCTGGCAGCGTGGAGCGCTGGGGATGCAGCGGCTCCTTGCTCCAGGTGCGGTGTCTGTCTGTGGGCGGGGGGATGGGGGGTTCCTGTCCGCACACAGGGATCAGCTCCGGATGCCTCCCCAcgctgggatggagctgggctgcagatCACGCACGGAGCCCCCCGAGGAAGCCATGGGCTCTCCCTCCCTTTGCTTTGCActatattcacttttttttgggTACAGACTGAAGCCCGGCCGTTGGGACTCTGGCTGCCGGGCCGCGGGACCGGAGGCTGCTGTAGTTCTGTCCGCCGTGATGCCGGTGATCCCACCACCTGCTGGAGCTCGGATGCCTTTGCTGGGGTGCGGGCAGTGCCGTGCAGGCAGAGCCAAGCCCTTTGCTGCCCCGGCCCGCCCAAACCCCGCTTTGCTGGCGGCCTCcggaaaaaaatgccttttttttttgttgttgttgaaacACAAAGACAGCAAGGATTGCTCAGCGGGGCTGCTGGGGCGCGGGACTTGGGGCTCCCCCGGGCGTGCCGCACTCCCACCCCACGAATGTCTGTGGTTTCTTCGTGACTTGAACTAACAGTGTTTCCCCCAACCCCAACCCAGGCCCACTCCCCCACCCGTGCCCTGGCAGCCGGTGACGCTCCACACGCCGGTGTCCAGCGGTCCCCAGAGGGGCACGTGCCACATCCTGTGTGCCCCACACTTCCCTGCATCCCccttctgccagctctgcccgtgctggggggcagtggggacagcagctctgccaccagcacagcaccaggtgctgggggaaggatttggggagcagcagtgtcCAGGGCAGATGTAAGTGGAGCTGGGATATTCGCCTCTCGTGCAATGTATTTGTGGATCTGTGTACACGTCTGTTAGGCTATCCAAAGCTTTGCCAAGAAATAAATGTAACGACTATATTTGAAAGACAaatctatataatatattttttaaatacagaactgAAAAAGCTGTAACCCCCCTCTTCTTGTTTCCCCTGTCCTGTACTCGCTGTCTGTGGTGGATGTAATAAATGTCGCTGGGTCTGTGTCTGCTTCGGCTGGAGCCAGCCCTTGGCATCTGCCCTGAGGGGGTGGCCCaagcagggacacggggacagtggGACCCTGGTACAGGACATCTGCCCCATCCTtgctgaggagaggaggaaccacccagcagccaccagaCTCTGACGGGATAAGGGGTTTTGTGCTAGAATAGCTCCTTTGGAGGTGCTGTGGGGTCCTCTCAGCAGGGCTTCCAGCATCAGCTCCCGGAACAGCAGTGATGGTGTCACAGGTCAGGGATGGAGTGGTCCATGGACGACTTCACTAGCCCTGATGAGAGcctgagcagagggaagggaggtcAGTGGGGGGAGcccgggggtccctgtggggtgtgggggtccctgcagccccacattCTCACCGTTTGACCATGTGCTCGTAGATCACGGTGGGGATGATGGTCAGTGTCACCACgttcccagcccctgccagcacctccaTGAGCTGCTTatcctgcagagagagagagggggggTCCATGGGGTGCCCAGCTTTGCTCAGTATCCCCCTCCCTCCTGGATTCTCTGGCCacatcctgcagccccagggcacagccctaCCTTCATGCCAATGACGTTCTGGCCGTTCACCTCGCAGATGCAGTGGTGGGTGAGGAGCCCGTTGCGGGCGGCCGAGCTGTCCTTGGCCAGCGATACAATCTTCCCCTTCTTCACCACGATGCCAACGTGGCCGGTGCTGTCCTTGTGCACGGTCACAGTGCGCTGGAAAGGCCTGCGGGGGGAGCACCATCAATGCTGTCACCggcactgccaccaccaccgGTGCCACCAGGCACTCACCTGCCCCTCACCACCATGATGATGCCACCACCACCGGTGCCACCATGcactcacctgtccctcaccacCATGATGATGCCACCACCACTGGTGCCACCAGGcactcacctgtccctcaccacCATGACGATTTTTTCAGGGTTGGCCTTCTTCAGGGCACGCTGTGCCTTGTCACTGCTCCAGCCCGCGCAGTTCTTGCCGTCGATCTGCAGCACCTGGTCCCCAAAGCGCAGCCCCACCAGCGCTGCTGGCGAGTTGGCCTTCACCAGCTGCACGAAgatgccctggggacacagtggAGTGGTGGCACAGGGGCATGCCGTGCACCATGCCATGCTATGCCGTGCCATCTGTGCTGTGGCATGCTGTGACATTTAATGCCACACACTGCTGTGTTGTGATTCACTGCCACATCACgctgtgctctgctgtcatGCTTATGCCATGTCACATCATGCCATGACACAGTCCCGTGCCATGCCCAGCCCcatgccagcccagcccctcacctggTCGACGTTCTTGAGCTGCAGCCCCGTCTTGCCGCGCTCGTCCTTGCACAGGTGGATCTCCCGCACGCCCGGTTTGATCTCTgcccgccgcagccccgcgctGTTCCCGCTCAGGGGAGCCACCAGCTGGCCTGGGGAGGGCCCGGCGGGGGTCAGCGCCTGCGGGGAGCTGGGGGtcagtggggacagggggacacctCAGCCCTTGGGAGTGCTGCATCCCTTTCTCGGGCAGGGTGAGGAACCAGAGGGAGCCCCGTTCAGGCGCAGAGAGTCACAAGGGGCAGCGAGCTGCCAGCCCAGACACCTACGGTGCTGTCTTCTGTGCCCAGGTTCTTCTGGATCTCCTCGCTGGAGAGCGCCAGCCCCATGTAGTTCTCCAGCTCGGCCAGGTTGGGGTACAGCACAGGAGGCTCTGAGGGACATACCGAGGGTGGTCTCAACTCCTGGGGTCCCCAACCCACAGCCATGCCCCCTCCATCCCAGGAGCCCCCTTGAACCATGGGCCAGCAAAAAGAGACTCCAAAATCTCATCCCCAACCCATGCACTGAGTTGTGGGGGGGTGTCAGCTGAGCCCCCCCACACTGAGCATCATTGCCCACCCAGAGAGGCCCTGCACAGGGTGAGCTGATCATGTCCCACTTTACCAGTGCCCAAGGTGAGCTTTGGCTTCTCTGTGGCCACTGTGGGGGCAGAGGTGAGCTTTGGCTTCTCTGTGGCCACTGTGGTGGCGGGGGTCCtcaccccagctgctgcctgtg is a genomic window containing:
- the SDCBP2 gene encoding syntenin-2, with translation MATLYPSLEDMKGHQVLQAQAAAGVRTPATTVATEKPKLTSAPTPPVLYPNLAELENYMGLALSSEEIQKNLGTEDSTALTPAGPSPGQLVAPLSGNSAGLRRAEIKPGVREIHLCKDERGKTGLQLKNVDQGIFVQLVKANSPAALVGLRFGDQVLQIDGKNCAGWSSDKAQRALKKANPEKIVMVVRDRPFQRTVTVHKDSTGHVGIVVKKGKIVSLAKDSSAARNGLLTHHCICEVNGQNVIGMKDKQLMEVLAGAGNVVTLTIIPTVIYEHMVKRLSSGLVKSSMDHSIPDL
- the LOC115916647 gene encoding syntaphilin-like, with the translated sequence HLCLCRRSSKYNLCSDNHGIKPPTPEQYLTPLQQKEVCIRHLKARLKDTQERLQDRDAEIEDLKTQLSRMQEDWIEEECHRVEAQLALKEARKEIKQLKQVIDTVKNNLLEKDKGLQKYFVDINIQNKKLETLLHSMEVAQNGALKEEGAGESAGGSPARSLTRSSTYTKLSDQGAGDRNVGGSQTISLDEGADSGFVGMEEAPGHTDPLEVGGEPGTRLPPSNTYEKVLGLRNSVEAGVQASCMQERAIQTDFVPCQPDLDTILEKVMKSQACSLGSPTSAWVSEMEDTVPVPELANPSGTTDLMVAEPDAAAAAASAEGGVPCNPAVRQPPSASPSVAIACVAEEELMEVTGCETNPSKSYWSRHFIVDLLAVVVPAVPTVAWLCRSQRRQGQPIYNISSLLRGCCTVALHSIRRMGCRPVASPGPGGAAQP